CCAAGATCATGTTCGAGAGCAACTCGGATAATTGCTTCATGATGGATGGTATGTTCTTGCACATAAAGTAATTCTCTTTCCCAAGAAGAACTTACCACATTCTCCAGCCCGGAAGAAGTATGAACTAGATAAGATACTTGGACTTCTCCTTCCCAATTTTTTTGTTCGAATTCCTTTATTAATTCTAAAAGACGATTTGCTGCTTCTTTAGGAGAATTTTCATAAAGAGGATTTCTTTCCCTTTGGTCATAAGAAACGAATCCCGCGTCATAACCGTTCAATAAAGCTTCCGCAAATTCCAAACAATGTCGGACTTGTTTGCCAATGCTTGCTCCGGACAATAGATGTAATGGACGAGTATAATTTCTTTCAGAGATCCTATATAATAAGTCTGCAAATCTCGAAAAAAGGATCTCGAGGGAATCGGTTAAGTCTGATTTTGTCTGCCTCATCGAGGGAAACTTCGATAGTTAAGAGCTCAGGTTACAGAGTAGAATAAAAAAACGCCTGCATAAGCAGGCGTTTCTGAAAGGAATATTCGGTTTGATATCAGCCGAATTTTCCAGAAATATAATCTTCCGTTTCCTTTTTGGAAGGATCATGGAACATCTTTTTAGTCGTATCGAATTCCACTAAGCGACCCATATAGAAGAAGCCGGTATAATCGCTTACCCTTGCAGCTTGCTGCATATTATGTGTCACGATCACGATGGTATAAGAATCCTTAAATTCAGAGATAAACTCTTCTACCTTTTTAGTAGAGATTGGATCCAATGCTGAACAAGGTTCATCCATTAAGATCACTTCTGGATTCATTGCGATTGCTCTTGCAATACATAACCTTTGCTGTTGTCCGCCGGAAAGTCCAAGAGCGCTATCGTTCAATCTGTCCTTAACTTCTTTCCAAAGTGCGGATTTTCTCAAACTTTCTTCGACAATATGGTCCATCTCGTCTTTAGAGACACCGCCGTTCAGTTTTAAACCGTAAGCGATATTCTCATAAATAGATTTAGGAAAAGGGAAGGACTTTTGGAAAACCATTCCGACCCTTTTTCTAAGTTCCACAACGTTCATGAGAGGATCATAAATATTGATCCCATCTATTTCCAGTTTACCATTCACTTTAGAACTGTCGATCACGTCGTTCATACGATTGATTGATCTTAAAAAAGTGGATTTACCACAACCAGAAGGTCCGATGAACGCAGTGACCTTCTTTGCATTGATTTCTAAAGAGATATCATGCAACGCTTGGTTTTCACCGTAGAAAAAATTGAAATGGCGGGATTTTATTTTTACTTTTGTATCTTTCATCTGCGATTAACTCCTCGCATCTCCAATAAAAACGTTATACATGGGCCTTACCCCTGGACTTCCTGATTCTGTATCTTAAAAATGTAGCGAAAAAACTCATCCCGAAGGTAAGAGTTAATAATACCACTGTGGTAGCATATTGTTTCGGCATTGCTGCGTCCACATCAGGCGATTGAGTTGCCAATACGAATAAATGGTAACCTAATTGCATGAACTGATCTGAAAGGTGAGAAGGTAATTCCGGTAAGGAATACACAACTCCTACGAATAAGATAGGAGCCACTTCTCCTGCTCCTCTTCCGATTGCAAGAATTGCTCCTGTTAAGATTCCAGTTAGAGAATTTGGTAGGATCAATTTCCAAATGGTTTGCCATTTGGTTGCGCCTAACGCGAGGCTGGATTCTCTCATTTCTCTCGGAATACTTCTCATAGTTTCTTCTACCGAGATAATGACTACGGGTAAGGTAAGGATCGCAAGAGTTGCTGCGGCCCAGATCAGAGCTGGTTTTCCCCAAACAGGAGTAGTATTACTTGCAACATAATCCATTCCCTTTCCGAGAAATTGGATAAAAAATCCTACACCGAATAGACCAAATACAATGGAAGGAACTCCTGCGAGAGTATTGATCGCAAATCTGACGGTCATTGCAAACTTAGAATCTCTTGCAGTATATTCAGAAAGAAAGATCCCAGTAGCAGTCCCAATCGGAATGCTAAATAAGATCATTATAAAAACTAGATATACTGTTCCATAGATTGCAGGAAATATCCCGCCTTCTAAGTTATTATTCCTTGGTGCTTCCGTCAGAAATTCCCA
The genomic region above belongs to Leptospira saintgironsiae and contains:
- the pstB gene encoding phosphate ABC transporter ATP-binding protein PstB; the encoded protein is MKDTKVKIKSRHFNFFYGENQALHDISLEINAKKVTAFIGPSGCGKSTFLRSINRMNDVIDSSKVNGKLEIDGINIYDPLMNVVELRKRVGMVFQKSFPFPKSIYENIAYGLKLNGGVSKDEMDHIVEESLRKSALWKEVKDRLNDSALGLSGGQQQRLCIARAIAMNPEVILMDEPCSALDPISTKKVEEFISEFKDSYTIVIVTHNMQQAARVSDYTGFFYMGRLVEFDTTKKMFHDPSKKETEDYISGKFG
- the pstA gene encoding phosphate ABC transporter permease PstA, whose product is MKWKKVRLKKRRVIKDKIYSILALGAPMLATGLILSAVLLMLGNIFYKGISGISWEFLTEAPRNNNLEGGIFPAIYGTVYLVFIMILFSIPIGTATGIFLSEYTARDSKFAMTVRFAINTLAGVPSIVFGLFGVGFFIQFLGKGMDYVASNTTPVWGKPALIWAAATLAILTLPVVIISVEETMRSIPREMRESSLALGATKWQTIWKLILPNSLTGILTGAILAIGRGAGEVAPILFVGVVYSLPELPSHLSDQFMQLGYHLFVLATQSPDVDAAMPKQYATTVVLLTLTFGMSFFATFLRYRIRKSRGKAHV